One Candidatus Zixiibacteriota bacterium genomic window carries:
- a CDS encoding AAA family ATPase: MPPKTKRTRKHTELTARQLDYSVNFRPQGVKSSDDVKPAVGVIGQDRAIEAIRTGLNMTSPGYNIFVTGSVGTGRTDATLHLLEQFTRAKEPKLPDICYVNNFKNEDCPRVLTFRAGQGSRFRKDMSYLIQSLRKVVPKVFMSEDYKDRQSRIIREYENRQKELIHAFEERLSNVGFVMVQIQSGLGTRNEIQPLIEDNPVSLEQLERQARDGKFPLSRLDQLRRTWDSLRREFDTITIEAKKLTGKMEDALEKLNHSMVAPLIADKVSLLKRRYPGAKVVEYLDEVAEALQSDLERFRESQARRGEDEAPPYRKREPFEEFSVNLILDNAGARRVPVVFEKSPSYKNLFGSLERVVDRFGYWRTDFTRIFGGSLLRAAGGYLVLDALDALVEPGVWTHLKRSLRNGEIEIAAYDPFYMMAGSGIKPEPIPIDVKVVLIGEPRVHQLLWHLDEDFKKIFKIKAEFDTEVTADRSNFKRYFEFLRKVVDEESLPPFDLSGMQAVVEYGMRLSGRRDKLSSRFSAISDIIREAAYCARQRGAAAANRDDVHCAITLKRRRVNLTEEKIQEMFDQNVLMVDTTGAAVGRINGLSVYHIGDYSFGRPSRITASTSLGRSGIINIEREADLSGPIHNKGVLVMSGYLRQLFAQDKPLAVSASITFEQAYSGVDGDSASSAEVYAILSSLGGLPIRQGIAVTGSVNQQGEIQPIGGVNQKVEGWFDVCAARGLTGDQGVIIPHQNVNDLLIRPDVIAAVKARRFHIWPIRTIAEAIEILTGLPAGKRGANGRFPKGTVFGIVDEKLMEMALTLQNFGRDDESSNRTDSAGKKRAGGAKESPRKRGRRRAAHPRRRT, encoded by the coding sequence ATGCCGCCGAAGACCAAGCGGACCCGCAAACACACCGAACTGACCGCCCGGCAACTCGATTACTCCGTCAACTTCCGGCCCCAGGGAGTGAAGTCGTCCGATGATGTGAAGCCCGCGGTCGGCGTGATCGGGCAGGATCGTGCGATTGAAGCGATCCGCACCGGCCTGAACATGACCTCGCCGGGTTACAACATCTTCGTCACCGGCAGCGTCGGCACCGGCCGCACCGATGCGACTCTCCACCTCCTCGAGCAGTTCACGCGCGCGAAGGAGCCCAAGCTGCCCGATATCTGCTACGTCAACAACTTCAAGAATGAAGACTGTCCCCGGGTGCTCACTTTCCGCGCCGGGCAGGGCAGCCGGTTCCGCAAGGACATGAGCTACCTGATCCAGTCGCTGCGCAAGGTCGTCCCCAAGGTATTCATGTCCGAGGACTACAAGGACCGCCAGAGCCGCATCATCCGGGAGTACGAGAACCGCCAGAAGGAACTGATCCACGCGTTTGAGGAGCGCCTCAGCAACGTCGGCTTCGTCATGGTTCAGATCCAGTCGGGGCTGGGGACGCGCAACGAGATCCAGCCGCTGATCGAGGACAACCCGGTCTCGCTGGAGCAGCTCGAGCGCCAGGCGCGGGACGGGAAGTTCCCGCTGTCGCGGCTCGACCAGCTCCGCCGGACCTGGGACAGCCTCCGCCGCGAGTTCGACACGATCACGATCGAGGCCAAGAAACTGACCGGCAAGATGGAGGACGCGCTTGAGAAGCTCAACCACTCGATGGTCGCGCCGCTGATCGCCGACAAAGTGAGCCTGCTGAAGCGCCGCTACCCCGGGGCCAAGGTCGTGGAGTACCTCGACGAGGTGGCGGAGGCGCTCCAGTCGGACCTGGAGCGGTTCCGCGAGTCGCAGGCGCGGCGGGGCGAGGACGAGGCGCCCCCCTACCGCAAGCGAGAGCCGTTTGAGGAATTCTCCGTCAACCTCATCCTCGACAACGCCGGGGCCCGGCGGGTGCCGGTGGTCTTCGAAAAGTCCCCCTCCTACAAGAACCTCTTCGGCTCCCTCGAGCGCGTCGTCGACCGGTTCGGCTACTGGCGCACCGACTTCACCCGGATTTTCGGCGGCTCGCTCCTGCGCGCCGCCGGCGGCTACCTGGTGCTCGACGCCCTCGACGCCCTCGTCGAACCGGGCGTGTGGACCCACCTCAAGCGCTCCCTCCGCAACGGCGAGATCGAGATCGCCGCCTACGATCCGTTCTACATGATGGCCGGCTCGGGGATCAAGCCCGAGCCCATCCCGATCGACGTCAAAGTCGTCCTCATCGGCGAGCCCCGCGTCCACCAGCTCCTCTGGCATCTCGACGAGGATTTCAAGAAGATTTTCAAGATCAAGGCCGAGTTCGACACCGAGGTGACCGCCGACCGCAGCAATTTCAAACGGTATTTCGAGTTCCTGCGCAAGGTGGTCGACGAGGAGTCGCTCCCCCCCTTCGACCTCTCGGGCATGCAGGCCGTGGTGGAGTACGGCATGCGCCTCTCCGGACGGCGCGACAAGCTCTCGTCGCGCTTCTCCGCCATCTCCGACATTATCCGCGAGGCCGCCTACTGCGCCCGCCAGCGCGGGGCCGCCGCCGCCAACCGCGACGACGTCCACTGCGCGATCACGCTCAAACGCCGGCGGGTCAACCTGACCGAAGAGAAGATCCAGGAGATGTTCGACCAGAATGTGCTCATGGTGGACACCACCGGCGCCGCGGTCGGGCGGATCAACGGTCTGTCGGTCTACCACATCGGCGACTACTCGTTCGGCCGGCCCAGCCGCATCACCGCCAGCACCTCGCTCGGCCGCTCCGGCATCATCAACATCGAACGCGAGGCCGACCTCTCCGGGCCGATCCACAACAAGGGCGTGCTCGTCATGTCGGGCTACCTCCGCCAGCTCTTCGCACAGGACAAACCGCTCGCCGTCTCGGCCTCCATCACGTTCGAGCAGGCCTACAGCGGCGTGGACGGCGACAGCGCCTCCTCGGCCGAGGTGTACGCCATCCTCTCCTCGCTCGGCGGTTTGCCTATCCGCCAGGGGATCGCCGTCACCGGTTCCGTCAACCAGCAGGGGGAGATCCAGCCGATCGGCGGCGTGAATCAGAAAGTGGAAGGCTGGTTCGACGTGTGCGCCGCCCGCGGCCTCACCGGCGACCAGGGCGTCATCATCCCCCACCAGAATGTCAACGATCTTCTCATCCGGCCCGACGTGATCGCGGCGGTGAAAGCTCGGCGCTTCCACATCTGGCCGATCAGGACGATCGCCGAGGCGATCGAGATTCTCACCGGTCTCCCCGCCGGCAAGCGCGGGGCGAACGGCCGGTTCCCGAAAGGGACCGTGTTCGGCATCGTCGACGAGAAGTTGATGGAGATGGCGCTTACGCTCCAGAATTTCGGCCGCGACGACGAGTCCTCCAACCGTACCGACAGCGCCGGCAAGAAGAGGGCCGGCGGCGCGAAGGAGTCGCCGCGGAAGCGCGGGCGGCGCAGAGCGGCTCATCCCCGGCGGCGGACGTAG